The following is a genomic window from Sporosarcina jeotgali.
GGTTGTGAATTTGAACTTCAATGGAAAGCAGCTAACAGGCAGAGGAATTGCGCAAGACGTCTTGGAAGCATCGGCGAAAGCCTACTTGAATGCGATTAATCGCCAACTGGTGCGACAGTCATTGGAAACTCAAAAAGAACTTGCAGTTGAAACTGTAAATTAATCCTATAAGGAGGAGACGACGATGGAAAAACGTATCGCAGTATTACCCGGAGACGGGATTGGTCCTGAAGTAATCAGTTCTGCAGTGAAGGTGCTTGAAGTAATTGCTAGAAGATTTCATCATTCGTTCGAATTTGTCTATGGATCTATCGGCGGGGCTGCAGTAGATGCCTATGGCACACCGCTTCCAGATGAAACGATTGCACTTTGTGAAAAGAGTGATGCTGTGTTACTTGGCGCGGTCGGAGGTCCAAAGTGGGATCAAAACCCTGCTGACACCCGTCCGGAAAAAGGTTTGCTTGCCATCCGTAAACACTTTGGACTGTTTGCAAACATTCGTCCCGTGAAGGCTGTACCTGCCATTCTCCATCGTTCTCCTTTGAAAGAAGATCTTGTGAAAGATGTCGATCTAGTCATCGTTCGCGAACTGACAGGCGGTCTGTATTTCGGTGAACCGAGCCGGAAAACGCATGATGCTGCTGTTGATACTCTCGTTTATACGCGAGTGGAAATTGAACGGATTGTCCGGTCTGCCTTTGACCTCGCACGGATGCGGCGCGGAAAAGTGACGTCAGTTGATAAAGCGAACGTACTTCAATCTAGCCGTCTATGGCGCGAAGTGGTAGAAGAAGTGCGTGCTGGATATCCTGACATTGAAGTCGAACATCAACTCGTCGATTCCGCTGCAATGAAACTGATTACAAACCCAGCAGCATTCGATGTCATTGTGACAGAGAACATGTTCGGCGATATTTTGAGTGATGAAGCATCCGTCATTACAGGATCTCTTGGGCTATTGCCTTCAGCGAGTGTCCGGACGGACGGTTTCGGTTTATACGAACCGGTCCACGGTTCTGCGCCGGACGTAGCGGGAAAGGGACTTGCAAATCCAGCTGCGACCATGTTGTCCGCTGCGATGATGCTGCGTCAATCATTTGGAATGGAAGAAGAAGCAACAGCAATCGAGCAAGCCGTTCAGACGATTTATGAAGAAGGTCATTGTACCGCAGATCTTGCGGGATCAGGAGTCCGTCCGTTATCGACAGAGCAATGGGCGGCACGCGTTGCTGAAGAAGTGGATATCCAGTCCGTTTCAAACAGTATCATGTGTTCATACGTATAACTAAACAACCGCGGCGTCCTGCATGCTGCCACTCATGGAAAGGGGAATTGGAAATGGTAAAAACAATTATTGAAAAGGTTTGGGATCGACATGTCGTGACAGAAGAAGAAGGGAAACCTGATTTGCTCTACATCGACCTCCATCTCCTCCATGAAGTGACTTCTCCCCAAGCGTTTGAAGGATTACGGCTTGCAGGCCGCCAAGTGCGGCGTCCGGAACGATGTTATGCGACGATGGACCATAACGTACCGACACGTAATATTGAAACAGTCAGCGATCCGACTGCTCAGAAACAAATGACGACACTTGAAAAGAACTGTGAAGAATTCGGGATTGAACTTGCGCATATGACACACCCGGACCAAGGGAGTGTCCACATTATCGGACCTGAGCTTGGGCTAACACAGCCTGGCCGCACTATTGTTTGCGGAGACAGCCATACATCCACACATGGTGCGTTCGGTGCGATCGCGTTCGGAATCGGAACGAGTGAAGTGGAGCACGTACTTTCAACTCAAACCCTTTGGCAACGCCGTCCTAAGACAATGGAAGTGAAAATTTCAGGAGAATTAGGTACGGGTGTGACTGCAAAAGATGTGATCCTCGCTGTCATTGCAAAGTTTGGAATTGACGTTGGAACCGGTCATATCATTGAATTCACCGGTGAAGCAATCCGAAACTTGTCGATGGAAGAACGGATGACAATTTGCAACATGTCGATCGAAGCAGGCGCAAAAGCAGGATTGATCAGCCCGGATGAAACGACGGTTGAGTATTTAAGAGGCCGTCGCCACGTTCCTGAAGGTGAAGCATTTGAAGCGGCTGCGGCAGAATGGCTGGCACTTGCGACAGATGAAGGTGCGGTCTATGACACAACGCTGACTCTAGATGCGGCCGACATTGAACCCTATGTAACGTGGGGAACGAACCCTGCGATGGGAACAGGAATTAGTGGCCGCGTACCGTATGCGTCTGATTATGCATCACCGTCTGACAAAGAAGCGTTGAAAAAAGCAATCGCTTATATGGGACTGGAAGAAGGGATGCCGCTATCCGATATTTCCATCCAGCATGTCTTTATCGGATCGTGTACGAATGCACGTTTAAGTGACTTGCGTGCAGCCGCGGCAATTGTGCAAGGACAGCAAGTTCATCCGGCCGTCACCGCGATTGTCGTTCCTGGATCACGTTCTGTGAAGCGACTTGCAGAACAAGAAGGGCTGGACGAAGTATTTAAA
Proteins encoded in this region:
- the leuB gene encoding 3-isopropylmalate dehydrogenase — its product is MEKRIAVLPGDGIGPEVISSAVKVLEVIARRFHHSFEFVYGSIGGAAVDAYGTPLPDETIALCEKSDAVLLGAVGGPKWDQNPADTRPEKGLLAIRKHFGLFANIRPVKAVPAILHRSPLKEDLVKDVDLVIVRELTGGLYFGEPSRKTHDAAVDTLVYTRVEIERIVRSAFDLARMRRGKVTSVDKANVLQSSRLWREVVEEVRAGYPDIEVEHQLVDSAAMKLITNPAAFDVIVTENMFGDILSDEASVITGSLGLLPSASVRTDGFGLYEPVHGSAPDVAGKGLANPAATMLSAAMMLRQSFGMEEEATAIEQAVQTIYEEGHCTADLAGSGVRPLSTEQWAARVAEEVDIQSVSNSIMCSYV
- the leuC gene encoding 3-isopropylmalate dehydratase large subunit, translated to MVKTIIEKVWDRHVVTEEEGKPDLLYIDLHLLHEVTSPQAFEGLRLAGRQVRRPERCYATMDHNVPTRNIETVSDPTAQKQMTTLEKNCEEFGIELAHMTHPDQGSVHIIGPELGLTQPGRTIVCGDSHTSTHGAFGAIAFGIGTSEVEHVLSTQTLWQRRPKTMEVKISGELGTGVTAKDVILAVIAKFGIDVGTGHIIEFTGEAIRNLSMEERMTICNMSIEAGAKAGLISPDETTVEYLRGRRHVPEGEAFEAAAAEWLALATDEGAVYDTTLTLDAADIEPYVTWGTNPAMGTGISGRVPYASDYASPSDKEALKKAIAYMGLEEGMPLSDISIQHVFIGSCTNARLSDLRAAAAIVQGQQVHPAVTAIVVPGSRSVKRLAEQEGLDEVFKAAGFEWRESGCSMCLAMNDDIVPAGERCASTSNRNFEGRQGAGARTHLVSPAMAAAAAIAGRFTDIRKVPALQG